In the genome of Streptomyces sp. NBC_00433, the window CAGGCGGTTCTGGTTCACCTCTTGACAGTCCTTCGTCAACGCCTTGATGGTGGGAGCGCTCCCACTGGTTCACAGCCAAATCGCAGGACCCATCCCCCCACAAGAACCGCGAGGAGGACCTCCCGCATGCCCCGAGGAAGACCGATCAGAACGCGGACCAGGCGACTGCTGACCGCGCTGACCGCCGCGCTCGCCCTGCCGCTCGGCCTGACCATGGCCACCGGCAGCGGAGTCGCGCACGCGGCCGGCCTGCAGTGCAGCGTCGACTACTCGACCAATGACTGGGGTTCCGGTTTCACCGCGAACACCAAGATCACCAACCTCGGCACCGCCGCGATCAGCGGCTGGACACTGACGTACTCCTACGCCGGCAACCAGACTCTGCAGAGCGGCTGGAACGGCACCTGGTCGCAGTCCGGCAAGGCAGTCACTGTCAAGTCACTGGACTGGAACAAGACAATCGCGCCCAGCGGGAACGTCACCGCGAGTGCCAACTTCAACTACAGCGGCACCAATGCCGCGCCGACCAGTTTCACCGTGAACGGCACGGTCTGCGGGGGCGCGCACCAGCCGCCGCTGCCGGTGCTCACCAGCCCCACCTCCGGCGCGACCTTCAGCGCGGGCGCCACCATCCCGCTGGCCGCTACCGCGGTCGCCGCGGACTCGGCGACCATCACCAAGGTCGAGTTCTACAGCGACACCACGCTGCTGGGCACCGACACCACCTCGCCCTACTCGGTCAACTGGGCCTCGGTGCCCGCAGGTGACTACTCGGTCTACGCCAAGGCCTACGACAGCCTCGGCGCCTCCGCGGAGTCCACCCCGGTGGGCATCCACGTCGCGAGCGGCCCGGCGATCGTCGCCTCGCCGACGACCGTGTCCGTGCAGCAGGGCAAGACCGGCACCTTCGGCGTGAAGCTGTCCGGCGCCCCTTCGGCCAACGTGACGGTCGCCGTGGCGCGCACCGCGGGCAACAGCTCGCTGAGCGTCCAGTCCGGGGCCAGCCTCACCTTCACCCCGTCGAACTGGTCGACCGCGCAGACCGTCACCGTCGCGGCCGCTTCCACCGGTACGGGCTCGGCGACCTTCTCGGCGACCGCGACCGGCTACAGCACCGCGGCCGTCACGGTCAATGAGATCAGCGCGACCGGCGGCGACTACGCCGCGCGGTTCCTGTCGCTCTACGGGAAGATCACCGACCCGTCCAGCGGCTACTTCTCACCCGAGGGCATTCCCTACCACTCGGTCGAGACGCTGATCGTCGAGGCGCCGGACTACGGTCACGAGACCACGTCCGAGGCGTACTCGTACATGATCTGGCTGCAGGCGATGTACGGCCAGGTCAGCGGCGACTGGAGCAAGTTCAACGCGTCCTGGGCGATCATGGAGAAGTACATGATCCCCACGCACGCCGACCAGCCGACGAACAGCTTCTACAACGCCAGCTCGCCGGCCACCTACGCCCCCGAGCACGCGTTGCCGTCCGACTACCCGTCGCAGCTCGACAGCAGCGTCAAGTCCGGCGTCGACCCGATCGCGGGCGAGCTGAAGTCGGCCTACGGCACGGACGACATCTACGGCATGCACTGGCTCCAGGACGTGGACAACATCTACGGCTACGGTGACACGCCCGGTGGCGGCTGCGAGCTGGGCCCGACGGCCGACGGCCCGTCGTACATCAACACCTTCCAGCGCGGTGAGCAGGAGTCGGTGTGGGAGACCGTGCCGCAGCCGACCTGCGACGCGTTCAAGTACGGCGGCAAGAACGGCTACCTGGACCTGTTCACCGGGGACTCCGCCTACTCGCAGCAGTGGAAGTACACCGACGCACCCGACGCCGACGCGCGCGCGATCCAGGCCGCCTACTGGGCGGACACCTGGGCCAAGGCGCAGGGCAAGGGCGCTGACGTGGCGGCCACCGTCGCCAAGGCCGGCAAGATGGGCGACTACCTGCGGTACTCGTTCTTCGACAAGTACTTCAAGAAGATCGGCAACTGCACCAGCCCGACCTCGTGCCCGGCCGGCACCGGCAAGGACAGCGAGCACTACCTGCTGTCCTGGTACTACGCCTGGGGCGGCTCGTCCGGCTCCGGCGGCGGCTGGGCCTGGCGGATCGGTGACGGCGCCTCGCACTTCGGCTACCAGAACCCGCTGGCTGCCTACGCGCTGACCACCGACTCGGCCATGGCGCCGAAGTCGGCCACCGGCAAGCAGGACTGGACCACCAGCCTGAGCCGGCAGCTGGAGTTCTACACCTGGCTGCAGTCCTCCGAGGGCGCCATCGCCGGTGGCGCCACCAACAGCTGGAACGGCTCCTACGGCACGCCCCCGGCCGGCACGCCCACCTTCTACGGGATGGCGTACGACTGGGAGCCCGTCTACCACGACCCGCCGTCGAACCAGTGGTTCGGCATGCAGGCCTGGTCGATGGAAAGGGTCGCGGAGTACTACCAGCAGACCGGTGACGCCAAGGCCAAGGCCGTCCTCGACAAGTGGGTGACCTGGGCGATCTCCCAGACCACCATCAACTCGGACGGCACCTTCAAGATCCCGTCCGACCTCCAGTGGTCCGGTGCGCCGGACACCTGGAACGCGAGCAGCCCGGGCAGCAACTCCGGCCTGCACGTGACGGTCTCGGCCTACGGCAACGACCTGGGCGTCGCGGCGGCCTACGCCAAGACGCTGTCCTACTACGCCGCCAAGTCCGGCAACACCGCGGCCAAGACCACGGCCAAGGCGCTGCTCGACAGCATGTGGGGCAAGTACCAGGACCCGCTGGGCATCGCCACCCCCGAGACGCGGACCGACTTCAACCGGTTCGACGACCCGGTCTACGTGCCGTCCAGCTTCTCCGGCACGATGCCCAACGGCGACAAGATCAACTCGTCCTCCACCTTCATCGAGCTGCGGTCCTTCTACAAGAACGACCCCAACTGGTCCAAGGTGCAGGCCTACCTCAACGGCGGTAACGCGCCGAGCTTCACCTATCACCGCTTCTGGGCCCAGGCGGACATCGCGATGGCGATGGGTGCCTACGGCTTGCTCTTCGGCGAGTGACACCAGACCCCGGCGGGAGGCGGGACGGGAGATGACCCGGGTCACCTGACAGTTGCCCGGCCCGTCCCGACCCCCCGCCGGACCCGGGCCGCGGCCCCGCCCCCTCCTGGCACTTCCGGAGGGCGCGGGGCCGCGGTATGCCCCGGGCCGGGCGCTCTTGCGCGGTCGGGGCGCTCTTACGCGAGCCGGCTCGCTCTTACGCTGCCGGTCCGCTCTTCACGCGGCCGCGCCCCCCGTCCGCTCCGCGGCCGCCGCGGCCCGCTCCCGGGGCCGCCCCCCGTCCCGCACCTCATGCCCCGCGCGCCCCCACGCCGCCCCCCGCGCGACGGCGGGCGTGCCCGTGCCCAGAATCCCGATCCGCGTGCCCTGCTCCCTCGTCGGTGGCACAACGCGGCCCACGGGAGGACGTCCGATACGCGCCGACCGGTAGGAGACAGGTGGGCGACCGTGGCTCCATGGACGACGAGCGCTCACCGGGCCCTGAGGGGGCGGCGTGCCCGCCGGGGGAGGGGGCGCACTGCGACGAGCTGCTGGCCGCGCAGGAGGCGGCGGGAGGCACGCAGCTTCGCGGAGGCGGCGGGCGGGGAGGTGGCCTCGCGGGCGCGCCGGCCCTTCACACCGTCTTCGGGACGTGGAGCGCGTCCCAGGACTCCTTGCCGGGAGGCCACTTCAGGGCGGCGCCGGTCCAGGCCTTGTGGTGGGCCTTGGAGTATTTCGCCTGCCAGGCCTCGTAGGAGGCGATGTCGCCGCTGCCGACGACGTCGGGGTGGGCGCCCGACTGGTAGCGGTCGCAGCCGACGGCGACCAGGCGCTTGTGCATGGCGGCCACGACGGGCGACTTGCGGCCCGTGGTGAACCACTCGGCGCCCGGGAAGGGCTGGTGGGCCGGCTGGGCGGCTTTGTGCGCCTTGGGGGCGCCGGCCTTCGCGGCGGGGGTCTGGCCGGGGTGGAGGGCGAGTTGCGCCTTCACCTCGGCGCGGAAGTGGACGATGTCGAAGGAGGGGTCCTTCTTCTGGTCGCTCCACTCGGCGTGCGCGATGACGGACTTCTCGCTCCACCCGTGGTGGCGGCAGAGGGCCGCCGCCCACCTCACCGCGGCCTGGTGCTGCGCCGCCGGGTAAGGGTCCTTCCCGTCCCCCCAGTTGCTGATCTCCAGGCCGTAGAAGTGCGCGTTCCCGTCGGTCGCACCGGGGGAGCCCTCGTGGAATCCCGTGGCGGGCGGCCTGCTGCCGTAGGAGTCGCCGACCACGGCGGCCAGCACCGCCGGGTCGCCGCCGCCGGCGTGGTTGGTCCGCCCGTTGCCGGTCATCGTGACGACTCCGGACTTGGCGAGGTAGCTGTGCGCCAGCGGTCCCGGCAGGTCGGCGCGGCCGCCCCAGACGACACCGGCGTCGCTGGGCGCCTGGCCCCCGGTGTGGTGGATCACCACGCCGTTCACCGGCCCCCAGGGGCCGTGCCCGGCACGGTTGTGGGTGCGCCAGCCGGGGTGCTCGGCGACGGTGACGCCCTCGGCCTTGAGCGCGGCGAGGAATTGGTCCGCGGACATCGGAGTGGCCATCCGGCCACCTCCTTCGAGGCAGTTCCGGCAGGAGCGCCGACAGAACGCCGATCAGGTTGTCCCACGACGCCGGGGAGTACGGCGATGAAGCCCGATATATCAATGCGATTCGCTATATCCGCGTGATTACCCCCCACTCTGCCCGATCCCGTGCCCGCCCCGCAGCAGAACCGGGAGGCCGCCGGCGGCGCAGGGGCTCACCGGGGGCCGGGGGACGACGAAAGAGGCCGCCGCACCGCGTTTCCGCGGTACGACGGCCTCTTCCAGCAGGGTGAGTGACGGGACTCGAACCCGCGGCATCCTGGACCACAACCAGGTGCTCTACCAGCTGAGCTACACCCACCATGAGCGGCGCTGTCCCGGCCGGTGTTTCTGCTGGGGTGGCGCCGCCTCGAAAAGTGTACAGGGTGGCGAGGGGTGGTCGCGCCCCTGTTTCGCGCGCCTCGCTCTACGCGTCGCCGGTCATCGCACGACGTGGCGGGCGGCGATCGAGCGGGCCGTGTCGGTGTCCGGGCCCGGCTGGGGGACGAAGACGGCCTCGCGGTAATAGCGCAGCTCGGCGATGGACTCGCGGATGTCGGCCAGCGCCCGGTGGTTGCCGTTCTTGTCCGGGCTGTTGAAGTACGCCCGGGGATACCAGCGGCGGGCCAGCTCCTTGATCGAGGAGACGTCCACGATGCGGTAGTGCAGGTGCTGCTCGAGGGTGGGCATGTCGCGGGCCAGGAAACCGCGGTCGGTGGACACCGAATTCCCGCACAGCGGCGCCTTGCGCGGCTCGGCGACCTGCGCCCGTACGTAGTCGAGCACGATCTCCTCGGCCTCGGCCAGCGCCACTCCGCCGGCCAGCTCCTCCAGCAGGCCCGAGGCGGTGTGCATCTGGCGGACCACGTCCGGCATCGTGTCGAGCGCCTCGGCGGGCGGGCGGATGACGATGTCCACCCCCTCGCCGAGCACGTTCAGCTCCGAGTCGGTGACCAGCGCCGCCACCTCGACCAGCGCGTCGTGCGCCAGCGACAGCCCGGTCATCTCACAGTCGATCCACACCATCCGGTCGTTCATGTGCCTCACCCTACGGGGCGATCACGCGGTCCCGGCAGAGCGGCGCCCACACCGCGTCCGGCACGCAGCCGGCCGCGCCCGGGACCGTCCGCGGGATCGCCCCTGCCGGGCTGCTCGGGCACCCGGGTGGCGAAGGCGTCACCGTCCGGCTTCCCGGGCGCCGTCAGCACCTGGGAGACCGGCCCGTGCCCGGCGGCGATGGGCACGCCCGTGGTGCGGCGCAGCGCGGCCAGCTCGGCGGGCACCGTCGGCCGCTCCTGGTCGTCCTGCGGCCTGCGGGCCCGGTAGGCGGCCCGGTAGGACGCGGGGGAGGACCCGAGCTGCCGGCGGAAGTGGCCGCGCAGCGCGACCGGGGAGCGGAAGCCGCAGCGGCCCGCGACCTCGTCCACCGAGTAGTCCGACGTCTCCAGCAGCCGCTGCGCCTGCAGCACCCGCTGGGTGATCAGCCACTGCAGCGGCGCGCTGCCGGTCAGCGACCTGAACCTGCGGTCGAAGGTCCGCCGGCTCATGTAGGCGCGCGCGGCCAGCGCCTCGACGTCGAACTGCTCGTGCAGGTGCTCCAGCGCCCAGGCGACGACCTCGGCCAGCGGGTCGGCGCCGATCTCCTCGGGTAAAGACCTGTCGAGGTGCCGCTGCCCGGTCTGCCAGTCGGCCCGCCGCGGCGGTACGACCAGCCGCCGGGCCAGCGCGGCGGCCGCCTCGCCGCCGTGGTCGGTGCGCACCACGTGCAGGCACAGGTCGATTCCGGCCGCGGTGCCGGCCGACGTCAGGACGTCGCCGTCGTCCACGAACAGCTCCCTGGGGTCCACATGGACCGAGGGGTAGCGCTTGGCGAGCGTGGGCGCGTACATCCAGTGCGTGGTGGCGGGCCTGCCGTCGAGCAGGCCGGCCGCGGCCAGCACGAAGGCGCCGGTGCACAGGCCGATGATCCTGGCGCCCTCCTCGTGGGCCTTGCGGATCGCCTCCAGGGCCTCGGGCGGCGGCGCCTGGGAGATCGACCGCCAGGTCGGCACCACGACCGTGCCGGCCCGGGAGAGCGCTTCCAGGCCGTAGGGCGCGGTCAGTTCGAGACCGCCGGTGGTCCGCAGCGGCCCGTCCTCGCCGGCGCAGACCAGCAGCCGGTAGCGGGGCACCCCCGCGTCCTGGCGGTCTATGCCGAAGACGGACAGCGGTATGGAACTCTCGAAGATCGGGCCACCGCTGAAGAGCAGCACGGCGACCACTTCGGGCCGCCGGCGCGCGGAGAGCTTACGGATGGCGCGAGGTGATGCCGAAGCTGCTTGCGACGGACTCTCCGTCGCCGTACCGGAACCGGACTCCTGGCTCATGGAGCTCAAGCCCCCCTCGAATCGACGCGTCGTCACCTCGGTCCTGCACGTTCCCCCCGCGAGGCCACCCATGATCAAATCTACTGTGCCTGGTGGGGCGCCAGTGACACCTTCGGCACCTGACGGCAAGTCGACAAGACAACGTGGCGTAAAGCATTCGATCACGAAGCGTTTCACTCGTGGCGCCAGGAGGGAAGTACGCCTCCCGTCACTTCGGCCACGCAGCGCGTCATCCGCGACACGCCGCATCGTAGAACCGCAGGTGGCAGAGGTGTTAGCGGGCGCGAATCCGAACGCGGGCGCAGGGCCGAGAAGTTGGCTGAAAAAAGCCGTTCAGGAGTCGGATGCGCGTAAAAGGCGCCGGGTGGTGTGCCGGGGGGCCGTGTCCAGGCCGTACCGCGGCCGGGACCAACGGTTCATTCCGGCGGATTTGCCGTGGCTGGAGCGGGTAGAAGGCAGATACGGAGCACGGCCGCCCGCGGGTGATCCGATGCGCCCCCGGGATGCGCCGGTGCGCCGCGCCGTGCAGCCGGTTGGCGGGATGGCGTTGCGCTCTCGCCGCCGCTCCGGCATTCTCCTGGGAACTCGGGGTACGCGACCTGTGAAGCCGGCGGCGCATCTGTGCAGGCGGACTTCGCAGCCGTACTCTGGAGAGAGCGGGACGGGAAGTGGCGAACTGGCCCATAATGGCCAATCCGGCGGACCGCCCCGCACGCACCGTCCTGTCCGCTGCTCGGCGCGTCAGCGCCGCCCTCGCCGAGAATCCGCATCATGGCCGGTCATGACTTCCCCGAGCCCGCCGATCGCAGGCCGCTCGCCGAATCGGCGGCACTGCCCGAGCAGGCCCCAGCACTGAGCCACGCCTGTGATCCCGCCTTCCGGCACGGCGTCGTGGTGGGCTTCGACGGTTCCGTTTCCAGCGAGCGCGCGCTGTCCTACGCCATCGGCATGGCACGCAGGACGCATTCCGCGCTGATCATCGTGCACGTCGCCAACAGGCTGCCGGCCACCGTGTGGGCGGGCTGCGAGCCGCCCGTCTTCGTCGACGTCCCCGACCACCGCACCGAGGTCCTCGGCTTGGAGCTGGCCTGCGCGGACCACCTCACCGAAATCTCCTGGGTGCTTGTCGAGCGCGGCGGCGACATCTGCCACGAGCTGGAGGAGGTCGGCCGGGAGTACGAGGCCGACGCGATCGTGGTCGGCGGCACCCACGGGCTGGCCGGGCGGATCTTCGGCTCGGTCGCCGGGCGGCTGGCCCGGCGGGCGCAGCGGCCGGTAGTGGTCATTCCGTAGCACCACCGGGGTGCGTTCAGCACCGCACGGCATGCGGGTGGGGCCGGTCCGAGCCACCGGCACCACCCGTCTGCATTTGCACTTGCGCACGGCGTACGGGCCGTGTGCAAGCGCGCGTGGCGTGCGTGCGGGCTACTCCACCGTGACGGACTTCGCCAGGTTGCGCGGCTTGTCGATGTCCCGGCCCAGCGCCAGAGCCGTGTGGTAGGCGAAGAGCTGGAGCGGGATGCCCATCAGGATCGGGTCCAGCTCGTCCTCGTTCTTCGGCACCACGATGGTGTGGTCGGCCTTCTCCTGCTCCTGGTGCGCGACCGCCAGGATCCGGCCGCTGCGGGCCTTGATCTCCTCCAGCGCCGCGCGGTTCTTCTCCAGCAGGTCGTCGTCGGGCACGATCGCGACGGTCGGCATCGACGGGTCGATCAGCGCCAGCGGGCCGTGCTTCAGCTCGGAGGCAGGGTAGGCCTCGGCGTGGATGTAGCTGACCTCCTTGAGCTTCAGCGACGCCTCGCGGGCCACCGGGTAGCCGCGGACCCGGCCGATGAAGAGCATCGAGCGGGCGTCCGCGTAGGACTTCGCCAGCTGCTTGATCTCCGGCTCGGTCTTCAGGATCTCCTCGATCTGGGCCGGCAGCCTGCGCAGCCCCTCGATGATCCGCTTGCCGTCGGTGACCGACAGGTCCCGCACCCGGCCCAGGTGCAGCGCCAGCAGCGCGAAGGCGACCACGGTGTTGGTGAAGCACTTGGTGGACACCACGCACACCTCGGGCCCGGCGTGCACATAGGTGCCGCCGTCCGCCTCCCGGGCGATCGCGGACCCCACGACATTGACCACGCCCAGCACCCGCGCGCCCTTGCGCTTCAGCTCCTGGACGGCCGCCAGCACGTCGTAGGTCTCACCGGACTGCGACACGGCCACGTAGAGGGTGTCGGGGTCCACCACGGGGTTGCGGTAGCGGAATTCCGAGGCGGGCTCGGCGTCGGCGGGGATACGCGCCAGCTCCTCGATCAGCCCGGCGCCGATCTGGCCGGCGTGGTAGCTGGTGCCGCAGCCCAGGATCTTGATCCGGCGCACACCGCGCGCCTCGCGGGCGTCCAGGTTCAGACCCCCCAGGTGCACGGTCGCGAAGCGGTCGTCGATCCGCCCCCGCAGCACCCGGTCGACCGCCTCGGCCTGCTCGAAGATCTCCTTGTGCATGTACGTGTCGTGGCCGCCCATGTCGTACGACTCGGCCTCCCACTCCACGGTGGTCGGCGTGGCCGTGGTCTGCGAGCCCTCGGTGGTGTACGTACGGAAGTCGTCGGCCTTGAGGGTGGCCATCTCGCCGTCCCCGAGGGTGACGACCTGCCGGGTGTGGGCGACCAGCGCGGCGACGTCGGAGGCGACGAACATCTCCTTCTCGCCGATGCCCAGCACCACCGGGGAGCCGTTGCGGGCGACCACGATCCGGCCGGGGAAGTCCTGGTGCAGCACCGCGATGCCGTACGTGCCCTCGACCGACCGCAGCGCCTCGCTGACCTTCTTCTCCAGCGTCTCGGCGGCGGACCGGGCGATCAGGTGGGCCAGCACCTCGGTGTCGGTCTCCGAGGCGAAGACGATGCCCTCGGCGGACAGCCGGGCGCGCAGCTCGGAGGCGTTGTCGATGATCCCGTTGTGGACCACCGCGACCTTCTCCTCCATGTCCAGGTGCGGGTGCGCGTTGACGTCGCTGGGTGCCCCGTGGGTGGCCCAGCGGGTGTGGGCGATGCCGGTGGTGCCGGAGAAGCGCTTCGGGATGCGCGACTCCAGCTCGCGTACCCGGCCCTTGGCCTTGACCGTACGCAGCTCGCCCGACTTGCCGGTGATGACGACGCCGGCCGAGTCGTAGCCGCGGTACTCCAGCCGCTGCAGCCCCTCAAGCAGCAGCGGCGCCACGTCGCGCTTGCCGATGTATCCGACGATTCCGCACATGTGCCGTCCGTACCTCTCCGTCGTCCTCTGTGCCTGGTGTGCCCTGCTTGCCCTGCGTGCTCCGGGCGCCCTGTGCGCCCTGTGCCGCCCTCAGCCGTAGACGATGCGGCGCAGCTGGCGCTGGGAGAGCGCGGCGGGGGCGACCGCGCGGTGCGGCAGCTCCTCGCCGATCCGCTCGAAGATCTCCGCGTTGACCAGGCCCTTCGCCTGGAGCTCGCGGTGTCTGCGGCGGACGTACTCCTCGGTCGTCTCGTCGAAGTAGGCAAGGACGTCCAGCACCACCCGGGACGCCTCGCCGCGGTGCAGCGGCGTGGTGCGCACCAGGTGGTCGATCAGGTCTTCGTAGGACGTCCGGCGTTCGAGCACCCGTTGATACTGATGTGATGATCTTTGCTTTGCAAGAATCCTGCCCGATTCCGGGCAGGATCGCAGGTCAAGAAGAGCCAAAGGAGTGACGTGGGGCTTGTTCGGGGCTTATTTCGGGCGGTGGACGGGTGGGCGGCGGGTCGAGTCGATCGCATCCGGGCGGCGGGACCCGGCGGGCGGGCCGCCGGCCGCCGTGTGGGGCGCCGGCGCCCCCGGCGGGGGGATTCAGCCCGCCAGGCCCAGCTCTCTGGCGATCAGCATCCGCTGCACCTCACTGGTGCCC includes:
- a CDS encoding cellulose binding domain-containing protein — its product is MPRGRPIRTRTRRLLTALTAALALPLGLTMATGSGVAHAAGLQCSVDYSTNDWGSGFTANTKITNLGTAAISGWTLTYSYAGNQTLQSGWNGTWSQSGKAVTVKSLDWNKTIAPSGNVTASANFNYSGTNAAPTSFTVNGTVCGGAHQPPLPVLTSPTSGATFSAGATIPLAATAVAADSATITKVEFYSDTTLLGTDTTSPYSVNWASVPAGDYSVYAKAYDSLGASAESTPVGIHVASGPAIVASPTTVSVQQGKTGTFGVKLSGAPSANVTVAVARTAGNSSLSVQSGASLTFTPSNWSTAQTVTVAAASTGTGSATFSATATGYSTAAVTVNEISATGGDYAARFLSLYGKITDPSSGYFSPEGIPYHSVETLIVEAPDYGHETTSEAYSYMIWLQAMYGQVSGDWSKFNASWAIMEKYMIPTHADQPTNSFYNASSPATYAPEHALPSDYPSQLDSSVKSGVDPIAGELKSAYGTDDIYGMHWLQDVDNIYGYGDTPGGGCELGPTADGPSYINTFQRGEQESVWETVPQPTCDAFKYGGKNGYLDLFTGDSAYSQQWKYTDAPDADARAIQAAYWADTWAKAQGKGADVAATVAKAGKMGDYLRYSFFDKYFKKIGNCTSPTSCPAGTGKDSEHYLLSWYYAWGGSSGSGGGWAWRIGDGASHFGYQNPLAAYALTTDSAMAPKSATGKQDWTTSLSRQLEFYTWLQSSEGAIAGGATNSWNGSYGTPPAGTPTFYGMAYDWEPVYHDPPSNQWFGMQAWSMERVAEYYQQTGDAKAKAVLDKWVTWAISQTTINSDGTFKIPSDLQWSGAPDTWNASSPGSNSGLHVTVSAYGNDLGVAAAYAKTLSYYAAKSGNTAAKTTAKALLDSMWGKYQDPLGIATPETRTDFNRFDDPVYVPSSFSGTMPNGDKINSSSTFIELRSFYKNDPNWSKVQAYLNGGNAPSFTYHRFWAQADIAMAMGAYGLLFGE
- a CDS encoding N-acetylmuramoyl-L-alanine amidase, yielding MATPMSADQFLAALKAEGVTVAEHPGWRTHNRAGHGPWGPVNGVVIHHTGGQAPSDAGVVWGGRADLPGPLAHSYLAKSGVVTMTGNGRTNHAGGGDPAVLAAVVGDSYGSRPPATGFHEGSPGATDGNAHFYGLEISNWGDGKDPYPAAQHQAAVRWAAALCRHHGWSEKSVIAHAEWSDQKKDPSFDIVHFRAEVKAQLALHPGQTPAAKAGAPKAHKAAQPAHQPFPGAEWFTTGRKSPVVAAMHKRLVAVGCDRYQSGAHPDVVGSGDIASYEAWQAKYSKAHHKAWTGAALKWPPGKESWDALHVPKTV
- the orn gene encoding oligoribonuclease; the protein is MNDRMVWIDCEMTGLSLAHDALVEVAALVTDSELNVLGEGVDIVIRPPAEALDTMPDVVRQMHTASGLLEELAGGVALAEAEEIVLDYVRAQVAEPRKAPLCGNSVSTDRGFLARDMPTLEQHLHYRIVDVSSIKELARRWYPRAYFNSPDKNGNHRALADIRESIAELRYYREAVFVPQPGPDTDTARSIAARHVVR
- a CDS encoding helix-turn-helix domain-containing protein, with product MSQESGSGTATESPSQAASASPRAIRKLSARRRPEVVAVLLFSGGPIFESSIPLSVFGIDRQDAGVPRYRLLVCAGEDGPLRTTGGLELTAPYGLEALSRAGTVVVPTWRSISQAPPPEALEAIRKAHEEGARIIGLCTGAFVLAAAGLLDGRPATTHWMYAPTLAKRYPSVHVDPRELFVDDGDVLTSAGTAAGIDLCLHVVRTDHGGEAAAALARRLVVPPRRADWQTGQRHLDRSLPEEIGADPLAEVVAWALEHLHEQFDVEALAARAYMSRRTFDRRFRSLTGSAPLQWLITQRVLQAQRLLETSDYSVDEVAGRCGFRSPVALRGHFRRQLGSSPASYRAAYRARRPQDDQERPTVPAELAALRRTTGVPIAAGHGPVSQVLTAPGKPDGDAFATRVPEQPGRGDPADGPGRGRLRAGRGVGAALPGPRDRPVG
- a CDS encoding universal stress protein, whose protein sequence is MAGHDFPEPADRRPLAESAALPEQAPALSHACDPAFRHGVVVGFDGSVSSERALSYAIGMARRTHSALIIVHVANRLPATVWAGCEPPVFVDVPDHRTEVLGLELACADHLTEISWVLVERGGDICHELEEVGREYEADAIVVGGTHGLAGRIFGSVAGRLARRAQRPVVVIP
- the glmS gene encoding glutamine--fructose-6-phosphate transaminase (isomerizing) is translated as MCGIVGYIGKRDVAPLLLEGLQRLEYRGYDSAGVVITGKSGELRTVKAKGRVRELESRIPKRFSGTTGIAHTRWATHGAPSDVNAHPHLDMEEKVAVVHNGIIDNASELRARLSAEGIVFASETDTEVLAHLIARSAAETLEKKVSEALRSVEGTYGIAVLHQDFPGRIVVARNGSPVVLGIGEKEMFVASDVAALVAHTRQVVTLGDGEMATLKADDFRTYTTEGSQTTATPTTVEWEAESYDMGGHDTYMHKEIFEQAEAVDRVLRGRIDDRFATVHLGGLNLDAREARGVRRIKILGCGTSYHAGQIGAGLIEELARIPADAEPASEFRYRNPVVDPDTLYVAVSQSGETYDVLAAVQELKRKGARVLGVVNVVGSAIAREADGGTYVHAGPEVCVVSTKCFTNTVVAFALLALHLGRVRDLSVTDGKRIIEGLRRLPAQIEEILKTEPEIKQLAKSYADARSMLFIGRVRGYPVAREASLKLKEVSYIHAEAYPASELKHGPLALIDPSMPTVAIVPDDDLLEKNRAALEEIKARSGRILAVAHQEQEKADHTIVVPKNEDELDPILMGIPLQLFAYHTALALGRDIDKPRNLAKSVTVE